A genome region from Alicyclobacillus acidocaldarius subsp. acidocaldarius DSM 446 includes the following:
- a CDS encoding response regulator → MPAHILVVEDEEPIANILRFALEREGYRVSCAYDGAEALERWRALQPDLILLDVMLPEVDGFDVLRAIRQASGVPVIILTAKDDEVDKVLGLELGADDYVTKPFSTRELVARVKANLRRASDVLREHKENERYVVQDLVIDLAEYTVTKAGQPIPLTHREFQVLAVLAAHPGRVFTRDQLVDQVWGSDYVGDTRAVDVTIRRLREKLEPDPSQPRYVLTRRGVGYYVRNE, encoded by the coding sequence ATGCCTGCGCACATCCTGGTGGTCGAAGACGAGGAGCCCATCGCAAACATCCTCCGCTTTGCGCTGGAGCGAGAGGGCTACCGGGTCTCCTGCGCGTACGACGGGGCGGAGGCCTTAGAGCGCTGGCGAGCCCTCCAGCCGGACCTGATCCTGCTCGACGTGATGTTGCCGGAGGTGGACGGCTTCGATGTGCTCCGGGCGATCCGCCAGGCCTCGGGCGTTCCGGTGATCATCCTCACGGCGAAAGACGACGAGGTCGACAAAGTGCTCGGGCTGGAGCTTGGGGCGGACGACTACGTGACGAAGCCATTCAGCACGCGCGAGCTTGTGGCGCGCGTCAAGGCGAACCTGCGGCGCGCATCGGACGTCCTGCGGGAGCACAAGGAGAACGAGCGGTACGTGGTGCAGGACTTGGTGATTGATCTCGCCGAATACACCGTCACCAAGGCGGGGCAGCCGATTCCACTCACGCACCGAGAGTTTCAGGTGCTCGCTGTTCTCGCCGCGCATCCGGGCCGCGTGTTCACGCGCGATCAGCTGGTGGACCAGGTCTGGGGCAGCGACTACGTGGGCGACACCCGGGCGGTGGACGTGACCATCCGCCGACTGCGGGAGAAGCTGGAACCCGATCCGAGCCAGCCGCGGTACGTGTTGACGCGCCGCGGCGTCGGGTACTATGTGAGGAATGAATGA
- the dnaB gene encoding replicative DNA helicase: MAAEETLWRDREAEAALRMPPHNLEAEQAVLGAMLISPDAVVEAMEILEADDFYRSAHQAIYRAIREVYEAGDPVDIITVASRLRTYGDVLDAVGGPEYLADLAAMMPTALHVVHYAEIVREKALLRRIISAGTRIAEAAYEPDASAMEVLADAERLVLELSQHQRTRDFTHISDVLQTTFERIEQLYESDGNITGVPTGYSDLDRMTSGFQKSDLIIVAARPSVGKTAFALNIAQNVAVRAGLPVAIFSLEMSKDQLVQRMLCAEAFIDGHKLRNGTLDDEDWPKLSMGVTTLSNSPIYIDDTPGITVPEMRSKLRRLKLEHGLGFVVIDYLQLIHGRRMAGENRQQEISDISRSLKQLARELEVPILALAQLSRSVEQRQDKRPMLSDIRESGSIEQDADVVAFLYRDDYYNPDTENPNVVEVIIAKQRNGPTGKIELVFLKNFNKFVNLERAHAEP, from the coding sequence ATGGCGGCAGAGGAGACGCTGTGGCGCGATAGGGAGGCTGAGGCGGCACTTCGCATGCCGCCGCACAACCTGGAGGCGGAGCAGGCGGTTCTTGGCGCCATGCTCATTTCGCCTGACGCGGTCGTCGAAGCGATGGAGATCCTCGAGGCGGACGACTTCTATCGCTCCGCCCACCAGGCCATCTACCGCGCTATCCGCGAGGTGTACGAGGCGGGCGATCCGGTCGACATCATCACGGTGGCGTCGCGGCTGCGCACGTACGGCGACGTCCTCGACGCGGTCGGTGGGCCGGAGTATCTGGCCGATCTCGCCGCGATGATGCCCACCGCGCTTCACGTCGTGCATTACGCCGAGATCGTCCGGGAGAAGGCGCTGCTCAGGCGGATCATCTCCGCGGGCACGCGCATCGCGGAGGCGGCGTACGAGCCGGACGCGTCTGCGATGGAGGTGCTGGCGGATGCGGAGCGGCTGGTGCTCGAGCTCAGCCAGCACCAGCGGACGCGGGATTTCACCCACATCTCCGACGTGCTGCAGACGACGTTCGAACGGATCGAGCAGCTGTACGAGAGCGACGGCAACATCACCGGCGTGCCCACCGGCTACAGCGATCTCGACCGGATGACGAGCGGCTTTCAGAAGTCGGATCTCATCATTGTCGCGGCGCGCCCTTCGGTGGGGAAGACGGCGTTTGCCCTCAATATCGCGCAAAATGTCGCCGTCCGGGCCGGACTGCCGGTCGCCATCTTCTCGCTCGAGATGTCGAAGGATCAGCTTGTGCAGCGCATGCTTTGCGCGGAGGCGTTCATCGATGGCCACAAGCTCCGGAACGGAACCCTCGATGATGAGGATTGGCCGAAGCTGTCCATGGGCGTGACCACGCTCAGCAATTCGCCCATCTACATCGACGACACGCCGGGCATCACGGTGCCCGAGATGCGGAGCAAGCTTAGGCGCCTCAAGCTGGAGCACGGGCTCGGGTTTGTCGTGATCGACTACCTGCAGCTCATCCACGGGCGGCGGATGGCCGGGGAGAACCGCCAGCAGGAGATCTCCGACATTTCGCGTTCGCTCAAGCAGTTGGCGCGCGAGCTCGAGGTGCCGATTCTCGCCCTGGCCCAGCTCAGCCGATCCGTGGAGCAGCGCCAGGACAAGCGCCCGATGCTGTCGGATATCCGAGAGTCGGGATCCATCGAACAGGACGCGGACGTGGTGGCCTTTCTGTACCGCGATGACTACTACAACCCCGACACGGAGAATCCGAACGTCGTCGAGGTCATCATCGCCAAGCAGCGCAACGGGCCGACGGGCAAAATCGAGCTCGTGTTCCTGAAGAACTTCAACAAGTTCGTGAATCTCGAACGTGCACACGCGGAGCCATGA
- the rplI gene encoding 50S ribosomal protein L9 encodes MKVILLQDVKGQGKQGEIKEVSEGYARNFLFPRKLAEEATPQALKALEEKRRKEERLKAQELADAKALAQRLDNLKVTIRSQVGKDGRLFGAITTKHIADALKEQGFEVDKRKISLPDPIKSLGGHKVTIKLHPEVHVQILVYVEAE; translated from the coding sequence GTGAAGGTCATCCTGCTTCAAGACGTGAAAGGACAGGGCAAACAGGGCGAAATCAAGGAAGTCAGCGAAGGGTACGCGAGAAACTTCTTGTTCCCTCGCAAGCTGGCCGAAGAAGCCACGCCGCAGGCGCTCAAGGCGCTCGAAGAAAAGCGGCGTAAGGAAGAGCGGTTGAAGGCGCAGGAACTGGCGGACGCGAAAGCGTTGGCGCAGCGCCTCGACAATCTGAAGGTCACCATTCGCTCGCAGGTGGGGAAGGACGGCCGCCTGTTTGGCGCGATCACGACGAAACACATCGCGGATGCGCTGAAGGAGCAAGGGTTTGAGGTCGACAAGCGGAAAATTTCGCTGCCGGATCCCATCAAGTCGCTCGGAGGCCACAAGGTGACCATCAAGCTCCATCCCGAGGTGCACGTGCAGATCCTGGTCTACGTAGAAGCGGAGTGA
- a CDS encoding MazG-like family protein, whose amino-acid sequence MAVAESIEDVLMKRLRAVEHEQIDLLQQVVDVMRHAHTGNHAMFVESLAQVVGIAYVMAQELGIPPERLDREVVVALEGMPLDPESDRQQAAQEVVQYLKTRW is encoded by the coding sequence ATGGCCGTGGCTGAGAGCATCGAAGACGTGCTGATGAAGCGCCTTCGGGCCGTCGAGCACGAACAGATCGATCTTTTGCAACAGGTCGTGGACGTCATGCGGCACGCCCACACGGGGAATCACGCGATGTTCGTGGAGTCGCTGGCGCAGGTCGTCGGGATCGCCTACGTGATGGCCCAGGAGCTTGGCATTCCGCCCGAGCGGCTGGACCGGGAAGTGGTCGTCGCGCTGGAGGGGATGCCGCTCGACCCCGAGAGCGATCGCCAGCAGGCTGCGCAGGAGGTCGTCCAATATCTCAAGACTCGGTGGTAA
- the rpsR gene encoding 30S ribosomal protein S18: MPRKGRGGKRRKVCQYCVDKIDYADYKDVARLSKFLTERGKILPRRITGNCARHQRQVTVAIKRARQVALLPYTTE; this comes from the coding sequence ATGCCACGCAAGGGACGCGGCGGCAAGCGCCGTAAGGTGTGCCAGTACTGCGTTGACAAGATCGATTACGCGGACTACAAGGATGTGGCCCGCCTCAGCAAGTTTTTGACGGAGCGAGGCAAGATCTTGCCACGCCGTATCACGGGCAACTGCGCGCGCCATCAGCGCCAGGTGACGGTTGCCATCAAGCGGGCGCGTCAGGTTGCGCTCCTGCCGTACACCACGGAGTGA
- a CDS encoding single-stranded DNA-binding protein, whose amino-acid sequence MLNRVILIGRLTADPELRYTNNGTAVASFTLAVDRMRSGPNGERQTDFINVVVWQKQAEIVAQYLQKGRLAAVDGRLQIRSYDNRDGQRVRVAEVVAETVRFLDRGPDQAQGSGYSAAGAQTRQQRPTPSSAPPFEDDPFADDSQLIDISEDDLPF is encoded by the coding sequence ATGCTGAACCGAGTGATTCTGATCGGCCGCCTGACGGCGGATCCGGAATTGCGATACACCAACAACGGCACGGCCGTCGCGTCGTTCACGCTCGCCGTGGACCGCATGCGATCTGGACCGAACGGTGAACGCCAGACCGATTTCATCAACGTCGTGGTGTGGCAGAAGCAGGCCGAGATCGTGGCGCAATATCTCCAGAAGGGGAGACTCGCGGCGGTCGACGGCAGGCTGCAGATCCGGAGCTACGACAATCGCGACGGGCAGCGCGTTCGCGTGGCCGAAGTGGTCGCCGAAACGGTGAGGTTCCTGGACCGCGGTCCGGATCAGGCCCAGGGGTCGGGCTACAGTGCGGCCGGCGCGCAAACTCGGCAGCAGCGGCCGACGCCTTCGTCGGCGCCTCCGTTTGAAGACGATCCGTTCGCGGATGACAGTCAGTTGATCGATATCTCCGAAGATGATCTTCCGTTTTGA
- the rpsF gene encoding 30S ribosomal protein S6, with product MRQYETMYIVNPSLEAEQTAEVIQRYQSIVTDKGGQIDELQEIGKRRLAYEIDGHREGYYVLMKFTCDTETPKELERLMRIDDNVIRYLTVRVGE from the coding sequence ATGCGCCAGTACGAGACGATGTACATCGTGAATCCCTCGCTGGAAGCTGAGCAGACCGCAGAGGTGATTCAGCGATACCAGTCCATTGTCACTGACAAGGGCGGTCAAATCGACGAACTTCAGGAGATTGGGAAGCGCCGTTTGGCGTACGAGATCGACGGCCACCGTGAAGGCTACTATGTGCTCATGAAGTTCACGTGCGACACGGAAACGCCGAAAGAGCTCGAACGCCTCATGCGCATCGACGACAACGTGATTCGTTATTTGACGGTCCGCGTCGGTGAGTGA
- the ychF gene encoding redox-regulated ATPase YchF: MSLQAGIVGLPNVGKSTLFNAITKAGAEAANYPFCTIDPNVGVVEVPDPRLQVLADIVHPKRIVPTAFEFVDIAGLVKGASQGEGLGNRFLAHIREVDAIVHVVRCFENSDITHVAGTVDPLRDIDIINVELILADLETVAKRLDRARKNMKSGDKRFKIEVEALERIQAALESERPARSVELNEEEASILRDLHLLTAKPVLYAANVGEDDILDPSSNPYVQQVEARAKSEGSEVVVVCAQLESEVAELEGEDRDTFLRDLGLEEPGLHRLIRKAYQLLGLITFFTAGEPEVRAWTIRKGTKAPQAAGVIHSDFERGFIRAEVIAYDDLVAAGSFQAAREQGKIRLEGKDYVVQDGDVCYFRFNV, from the coding sequence ATGTCACTTCAGGCTGGGATCGTCGGCCTGCCGAACGTCGGCAAGTCCACACTGTTCAACGCCATCACCAAGGCCGGCGCGGAGGCGGCGAATTATCCCTTTTGCACGATTGACCCGAATGTGGGCGTGGTCGAGGTGCCAGATCCTCGGCTCCAGGTGCTCGCGGACATCGTCCATCCGAAACGGATTGTTCCGACGGCCTTTGAGTTCGTCGATATCGCGGGACTCGTAAAGGGCGCGAGCCAGGGCGAAGGTCTCGGCAACCGATTTCTCGCACACATCCGCGAAGTGGACGCCATTGTGCACGTGGTGCGCTGCTTTGAAAACAGCGATATCACGCACGTCGCCGGCACGGTGGATCCCCTTCGGGATATCGACATCATCAACGTGGAGCTCATTCTCGCGGACTTGGAAACGGTGGCGAAGCGTTTGGACCGCGCCCGCAAGAACATGAAGAGCGGCGACAAGCGCTTCAAAATCGAGGTGGAGGCGCTCGAGCGAATTCAGGCTGCGCTGGAATCCGAGCGGCCGGCGAGATCGGTCGAGTTGAACGAGGAAGAGGCGAGCATCCTCCGGGATCTTCACCTGCTGACCGCAAAGCCGGTGCTGTACGCGGCCAACGTCGGGGAAGATGACATCCTGGATCCCTCTTCGAATCCCTACGTTCAACAGGTCGAGGCGAGAGCCAAGTCCGAGGGCTCGGAAGTGGTCGTGGTGTGCGCACAGCTCGAATCGGAGGTGGCGGAGCTCGAGGGCGAGGACCGCGATACGTTCCTGCGCGATCTCGGCCTCGAAGAGCCGGGCCTTCATCGCTTGATTCGCAAGGCGTATCAACTGCTCGGGCTCATCACGTTCTTCACGGCGGGCGAACCCGAGGTCCGGGCCTGGACCATACGCAAAGGAACGAAAGCGCCGCAAGCCGCCGGCGTGATCCACTCCGACTTCGAGCGCGGCTTCATCCGGGCAGAAGTGATCGCCTACGACGATCTCGTCGCGGCCGGAAGCTTTCAGGCGGCTCGAGAACAGGGGAAGATCCGCTTGGAAGGGAAGGACTACGTCGTTCAGGACGGCGACGTGTGCTACTTCCGCTTCAACGTGTGA
- a CDS encoding molybdopterin-containing oxidoreductase family protein, with protein sequence MKVKTACPIDCYDACAFVAEVGEDGEIRLSGNPEHPITRGTICNRGRQLAVRRNSRDRVLQPLKREGDEWIPISWEQAMREIAQEVRRTLEEVGHHGILHYYDWGSGGLLKSLNQRFFYGLGGCSEAIGSLCWDAGIRAQTYDFGQANSHAPEDMAQHAEAIVVWGRNVANTNVHMIPFIREAQTRGAKLVVISALPQDLARRADKAIYPRPGTDGLLALAALRICRDEGWLDHAFLRDRAVGWEDLASDLDRYDLDEVARWTDVPVEDIRFLAELYGKTRPVCTLLGIGMQRYAQGGQTIRAIDALAAATGHVGVPGGGVNYAQRQLGRFYDEEAITNRRGANVREMLRPTLAADLLAADPPIQVMFVTRSNPVAQVPDSGRLREAMDRIRCKVVIDTFMTATAECADYVLPCTNVLEEEDVVYTTMWHDYVSYARPVVPPRGEARPEWQIFRDLAAALGRPEIMEGDVDTWIRQALRRWPEGKLEELRERGFVRLEVPSVSWQDGRFLTPSGKFEFASSLAVRDGHSAVARIEVGRFPEDADLPYTLLTVHPRKWQMSQRDTLPEAKGPHPIAELGLGVAAERGIQDGDWVRVRNKKASVIARARVQAEGHPRVVRMEIGWHGQGVTLNDFTSDGLADFGIQAALYDCLCDVEKVAFALDENARASGKEALARQV encoded by the coding sequence ATGAAGGTCAAGACGGCGTGTCCGATTGACTGTTACGATGCCTGCGCGTTCGTCGCCGAGGTCGGGGAAGACGGGGAGATTCGCTTGAGCGGAAACCCCGAGCATCCCATCACGCGCGGCACCATCTGCAACCGCGGGCGGCAGCTCGCGGTTCGGCGGAACAGCCGCGATCGCGTGCTTCAACCGCTGAAGCGGGAAGGGGATGAATGGATCCCCATCTCGTGGGAGCAGGCGATGCGCGAAATTGCCCAAGAGGTTCGGCGGACGCTCGAAGAGGTGGGGCATCACGGGATTTTGCATTACTACGACTGGGGATCTGGCGGTTTGCTCAAGTCCTTGAACCAGCGCTTCTTCTACGGGCTCGGAGGCTGCTCGGAAGCCATCGGCAGCCTGTGTTGGGACGCGGGCATCCGGGCCCAGACCTACGATTTCGGGCAGGCCAACAGCCATGCGCCCGAAGACATGGCCCAGCACGCGGAGGCCATTGTGGTGTGGGGCCGCAACGTGGCCAACACGAACGTGCACATGATCCCGTTCATTCGCGAGGCACAGACAAGGGGCGCCAAGCTCGTCGTCATCAGCGCGTTGCCGCAGGATTTGGCGCGGCGCGCTGACAAGGCCATCTATCCTCGCCCGGGCACGGACGGCCTGTTGGCCTTAGCGGCGCTTCGCATCTGCCGCGACGAGGGCTGGCTTGATCACGCGTTCTTGCGCGATCGCGCCGTTGGATGGGAGGACCTGGCTTCGGATCTGGACCGGTACGATCTCGACGAAGTGGCGCGATGGACGGACGTGCCTGTCGAAGACATTCGGTTTCTGGCGGAGCTGTATGGGAAAACGAGGCCCGTCTGCACGCTGCTCGGCATCGGCATGCAGCGATACGCGCAGGGCGGACAGACCATCCGCGCCATCGACGCGCTTGCCGCAGCCACGGGCCACGTCGGCGTTCCGGGGGGCGGCGTGAACTACGCGCAGCGGCAACTGGGCCGGTTTTACGATGAGGAGGCCATCACGAATCGGCGCGGGGCGAATGTGCGCGAGATGCTGCGCCCCACGCTGGCCGCGGATTTGCTCGCGGCCGATCCGCCGATACAGGTGATGTTTGTCACGCGCAGCAACCCGGTTGCGCAGGTGCCCGACAGCGGCCGTCTCCGCGAGGCCATGGACCGGATTCGCTGCAAGGTCGTGATCGACACGTTCATGACGGCCACGGCGGAATGTGCGGATTACGTGCTGCCGTGCACGAACGTGCTCGAGGAAGAGGACGTGGTGTACACCACCATGTGGCACGATTACGTCAGCTACGCTCGCCCGGTTGTGCCGCCCCGCGGCGAGGCCAGGCCGGAATGGCAGATCTTTCGCGATCTCGCAGCGGCTCTCGGGCGCCCGGAGATCATGGAGGGCGATGTGGACACTTGGATCCGCCAGGCGCTCAGGCGCTGGCCGGAGGGCAAGTTGGAGGAACTGAGGGAACGCGGATTTGTCCGGCTCGAGGTTCCGAGTGTGTCATGGCAGGACGGGCGATTCCTCACCCCGAGCGGCAAGTTCGAGTTCGCCTCGTCCCTCGCCGTGCGAGATGGGCATTCGGCCGTCGCGCGCATCGAAGTGGGTCGGTTTCCGGAGGATGCAGACCTGCCGTACACCCTGCTGACCGTGCACCCACGGAAGTGGCAGATGTCGCAGCGCGACACGCTGCCGGAGGCGAAGGGACCGCATCCTATTGCAGAACTGGGTTTGGGAGTCGCAGCGGAGCGCGGCATCCAGGACGGAGACTGGGTGAGGGTTCGAAACAAGAAGGCGAGCGTGATCGCGCGGGCTCGGGTTCAGGCCGAGGGGCACCCTCGCGTGGTGCGGATGGAGATTGGGTGGCACGGGCAGGGCGTAACCCTGAACGACTTCACCTCGGACGGCCTGGCCGACTTTGGCATCCAGGCGGCGCTCTACGACTGCCTGTGCGACGTGGAGAAGGTCGCTTTCGCTCTCGATGAAAACGCGAGAGCGTCCGGGAAGGAAGCTCTCGCGCGCCAAGTCTGA
- a CDS encoding DUF951 domain-containing protein: protein MPVSFGLGDIVRMKKPHACGENRWEIIRMGMDIRIKCQRCGHSVLIPRSRFERLIRAVLERGGTVDEGQDGVSD from the coding sequence GTGCCGGTCTCGTTTGGGCTTGGCGACATCGTCCGGATGAAAAAACCGCACGCGTGTGGCGAAAACCGCTGGGAAATCATCCGCATGGGGATGGATATCCGCATCAAGTGCCAGCGCTGCGGCCACAGTGTCCTGATCCCGCGATCGCGCTTTGAACGGCTGATTCGTGCGGTTTTGGAGAGGGGAGGAACGGTCGATGAAGGTCAAGACGGCGTGTCCGATTGA
- a CDS encoding mechanosensitive ion channel family protein, protein MTLWADIRQKALSDIPSLEVVIWDAIRIAIFFALAQFLIRVGVRITRRMLSLHARMDERRRKTLESLFTNVIRYTVYFVLVVEILSLFHVNVSAILASAGIVGVAVGFGAQSLVKDLISGLFILFEDQYGVGDIVQINGFKGMVISIGIRLTRIQAWTGEVQVIPNGQITSVTNYSRTHSTAVIDVTVPYDVDVDLVKSIMQRVLLRLQEERSDVVTGPVQVLGVQDVSNTNLVIRATAVCAPTKNGEIEREAHERIKEELDRALHENEDAQGTTGGELAVE, encoded by the coding sequence GTGACGCTTTGGGCGGACATTCGACAAAAGGCGCTTTCGGACATCCCGAGTCTCGAGGTGGTGATTTGGGACGCCATCCGGATCGCCATCTTCTTCGCCCTGGCGCAATTCCTGATACGCGTCGGTGTTCGCATCACGCGGCGCATGTTGTCTCTTCACGCCAGGATGGACGAGCGCCGACGAAAGACGCTTGAATCGCTGTTCACGAACGTCATCCGGTACACGGTATACTTTGTGTTGGTGGTCGAAATTCTGTCGCTCTTCCACGTCAACGTGTCCGCCATCCTTGCGAGCGCGGGCATTGTCGGCGTAGCCGTCGGATTTGGAGCGCAGAGCTTGGTGAAAGACCTGATTTCGGGTCTTTTCATCCTGTTCGAAGACCAGTATGGCGTCGGAGACATCGTGCAGATCAACGGGTTCAAGGGCATGGTGATTTCCATCGGCATCCGTCTCACCAGGATCCAGGCGTGGACAGGCGAGGTTCAGGTCATTCCCAACGGTCAGATCACAAGCGTGACCAACTACTCGCGCACGCATTCCACGGCCGTGATCGACGTCACCGTTCCCTACGATGTGGACGTGGATCTCGTGAAATCCATCATGCAACGCGTGCTGCTCAGGCTCCAAGAGGAGCGCTCGGACGTGGTGACGGGGCCGGTTCAGGTCCTCGGCGTGCAGGATGTCTCCAACACGAATCTCGTCATCCGGGCCACCGCGGTGTGTGCCCCCACCAAAAACGGCGAGATTGAGCGCGAGGCGCACGAGCGCATCAAGGAGGAATTGGACCGCGCGCTCCACGAGAATGAGGACGCGCAAGGAACAACGGGCGGCGAGCTTGCTGTAGAGTAA
- the yyaC gene encoding spore protease YyaC produces the protein MNRLSTEASLPSAQHLGGRVSMESPDAVSALEQQLDAALAQYGRLPMVIVCVGTDRSTGDAFGPIVGSRLTRSVKLAGVHVLGTLDEPVHAVNLQATLQRIDEWYPVKPFVIAIDACLGKFDHVGQIAVDAGPLRPGAGVKKVLPEFGDLCITGVVNVSGFMEYFVLQNTRLAIVMRMADIVAEALTASLVRWYDRHPAMKLGM, from the coding sequence GTGAATCGCTTGTCCACAGAGGCTTCGTTGCCGAGCGCTCAGCACTTAGGCGGCCGCGTCTCGATGGAAAGCCCGGATGCGGTGTCGGCCCTTGAACAGCAGCTCGATGCGGCGCTCGCGCAGTACGGTAGACTGCCGATGGTCATTGTTTGTGTGGGAACCGATCGTTCGACGGGAGACGCATTTGGCCCCATCGTGGGATCGCGCCTGACACGCAGCGTCAAGCTGGCTGGCGTGCACGTCCTGGGCACGCTGGATGAGCCCGTTCACGCCGTCAACCTGCAAGCGACGCTGCAGAGGATCGACGAGTGGTATCCGGTCAAGCCGTTCGTGATCGCCATTGACGCCTGTCTGGGAAAGTTTGATCACGTGGGTCAGATTGCGGTCGACGCAGGGCCGTTGCGCCCTGGCGCTGGCGTGAAGAAAGTCCTCCCGGAGTTTGGCGATCTGTGCATCACGGGCGTCGTGAACGTGTCGGGCTTCATGGAGTACTTCGTGCTGCAGAACACGCGGCTCGCCATTGTCATGCGAATGGCCGACATTGTCGCGGAAGCACTGACGGCAAGCCTCGTACGGTGGTACGATCGGCATCCGGCCATGAAATTGGGGATGTGA
- a CDS encoding DUF4446 family protein, with protein sequence MGLSILQPYALDIALFSGILAIICLVIASVALSRSARLKRKFNRLKEVTSAADLERVFEETKDAVRKLEMKLREAEEHLRIVEEALQSKVSTPAILRYNAFAEVGSDLSYSVALIDGKGDGVVITSIYGREDSVTYGKPVQGGDSPYMLTEEERAVIEEALRGAPRRRTTAQIS encoded by the coding sequence ATGGGGCTTTCTATTCTTCAGCCGTACGCGCTCGACATCGCGCTGTTCAGCGGCATCTTGGCGATCATCTGTCTCGTGATCGCGTCCGTCGCTCTATCGCGCTCCGCGCGCTTGAAGCGGAAGTTCAACCGGCTGAAAGAGGTGACGAGCGCAGCGGACCTCGAGCGGGTTTTCGAAGAGACCAAAGACGCGGTTCGCAAACTTGAAATGAAACTGCGCGAAGCTGAGGAGCACCTGCGTATAGTCGAAGAAGCGCTTCAGTCCAAGGTCTCCACGCCCGCCATCCTGCGCTACAACGCTTTTGCCGAAGTGGGCAGCGATCTCAGCTACTCGGTCGCGCTCATCGATGGGAAGGGCGACGGTGTCGTAATCACCTCGATTTATGGGCGAGAGGATTCCGTCACCTACGGAAAGCCAGTGCAAGGGGGAGATTCTCCGTATATGTTGACGGAAGAGGAGCGCGCGGTCATCGAAGAAGCCCTCCGCGGTGCACCGCGACGGCGAACCACAGCCCAGATCTCCTGA
- a CDS encoding DUF554 domain-containing protein gives MFLIGTIVDVVAILLGTAIGYFLPRIPDRMRETVTVGVALCVIAIGLSMALSDMNDIVLIIFSVVMGAVTGELLKIEARFERLAHRLEERFRRLYRGPIAQGFISATLLFCVGSMSIVGAVQDGLQGDHKTLFAKSVLDGFSAVVLTSTLGPGVGLAAIPVLVYQGLIALISNLFGSFLDTPLVIEPITAAGGLLIVAIGIQLAGLRRISVPNLLPAIVIAPMVKVVIHAISHM, from the coding sequence ATGTTTCTTATCGGTACGATTGTCGACGTCGTCGCCATTTTGTTGGGGACAGCCATTGGCTACTTTTTGCCGCGCATTCCGGACCGCATGCGCGAGACCGTAACGGTCGGCGTGGCGCTGTGCGTCATAGCCATTGGACTCAGCATGGCGCTCAGCGACATGAATGATATTGTTCTGATCATCTTCTCCGTCGTGATGGGCGCGGTGACAGGCGAACTTCTCAAAATCGAGGCGCGGTTTGAGCGCCTGGCCCATCGGTTGGAAGAGCGATTTCGCCGGCTGTACCGAGGTCCGATCGCGCAGGGCTTTATTTCCGCAACGCTTTTGTTCTGTGTCGGCTCGATGTCCATCGTGGGCGCGGTGCAGGACGGGTTGCAGGGCGATCACAAGACGCTCTTTGCAAAGTCCGTGCTTGATGGATTCTCCGCAGTGGTGCTGACCTCCACGTTGGGTCCAGGCGTCGGGCTTGCCGCGATACCGGTTCTGGTGTACCAAGGTCTCATCGCACTCATCTCGAATCTGTTCGGAAGCTTCTTGGACACGCCACTGGTCATTGAACCGATCACCGCTGCAGGGGGTCTTCTGATTGTCGCCATCGGAATCCAGCTCGCGGGGCTGCGCAGAATCTCGGTTCCAAACCTGCTGCCCGCCATCGTCATTGCGCCCATGGTCAAGGTGGTGATTCACGCCATCTCGCACATGTGA